A single genomic interval of Asinibacterium sp. OR53 harbors:
- a CDS encoding glycoside hydrolase family 76 protein → MLIVLLGLTSVHAQDPSAIYLQRARVVHDRIYKQFYDSSKQLFKEKTVLGKDEKPYSYLWPLCALVQAANEMEVLDQVTDYMGPVDRAIAQYYSPSKPPSAGYDSYVAGDGGGDRFYDDNQWIGLAYMDAYQRTKKPTYLQMARTIYRFMLTGYDTVSGGGMYWQEFHNNSKNTCSNGPGILLALQLYRSTHEKKYIDTAILLYNWVNAHLQSPDGLYFDALKLPSGKVDERKYTYNTGTMLQSAVLLYQLTGKEEYLSQAKSIAAQSARYFFKDGLLPGNYWFNAVLMRGYVELYKIDKQETYMQLFKKYLDAVWDHQRDEQGLIGTKQVKTLLDQAGYLEMLARMASYFRSWNRSSY, encoded by the coding sequence ATGCTTATCGTTTTATTAGGCCTGACTTCCGTTCATGCACAAGACCCCTCAGCCATATACTTGCAACGTGCCAGGGTAGTGCACGATCGTATTTACAAACAGTTTTACGACAGTTCGAAACAGCTGTTCAAAGAAAAAACAGTATTGGGAAAAGATGAAAAACCTTATTCCTACTTGTGGCCTTTGTGCGCGTTGGTTCAGGCAGCCAATGAAATGGAAGTATTAGATCAGGTTACTGATTATATGGGGCCGGTAGACCGGGCTATTGCACAGTATTACAGTCCTTCTAAGCCGCCCAGCGCAGGCTATGATTCTTATGTAGCAGGAGATGGAGGAGGCGACCGGTTTTACGATGACAACCAATGGATTGGCTTGGCCTATATGGATGCATATCAGCGAACAAAAAAGCCAACATACCTGCAAATGGCTAGAACAATTTACCGGTTCATGCTTACGGGTTATGATACTGTTTCAGGGGGAGGCATGTATTGGCAGGAGTTTCATAACAACAGCAAGAATACCTGTTCCAATGGCCCGGGCATTTTGCTGGCGCTGCAGCTCTACAGATCAACCCATGAAAAGAAATACATCGATACGGCCATCCTGCTTTACAACTGGGTAAATGCACACCTGCAGTCTCCCGATGGTTTGTATTTTGATGCTTTGAAATTACCTTCCGGAAAGGTTGATGAGCGGAAGTACACGTACAACACAGGTACTATGTTGCAGAGTGCTGTTTTGTTGTATCAATTAACAGGGAAAGAAGAATATTTATCACAAGCGAAATCCATTGCAGCGCAATCGGCGCGTTATTTTTTCAAAGACGGACTCCTGCCCGGCAATTACTGGTTCAATGCTGTTTTGATGAGAGGATATGTTGAACTGTACAAGATTGACAAACAGGAGACCTATATGCAGTTATTCAAAAAATACCTGGATGCGGTCTGGGATCACCAGCGGGATGAGCAGGGACTGATTGGCACAAAGCAGGTCAAGACCCTGCTTGACCAGGCGGGATACCTTGAAATGCTGGCACGGATGGCTTCTTATTTTCGAAGTTGGAACAGATCTTCATATTAG